In a genomic window of Streptomyces sp. SJL17-4:
- a CDS encoding DUF1684 domain-containing protein, which produces MSTDNDSDTGTDAGADPRQEWQHWHEQREAAVSSSYGPLSLTGTHWLSDFPEGRIPAVPGEWREDGDEVLLSARAEDGITVDGKPFTGTVRLTADHGPIHESRVESAGRRLVVLRREGLWAVRDFDPGSEARTAFRGIEATPYDERWVVPGVFRPYERTRSVRVENADGRERGLGLSGELVFELHGGEHTLQVAVEDDGSLWAVFADATSGRDSYRFRFLRPAAPAADGSVTVDLNRALLPPCAFADHFICPFPPPGNTLDTAVAAGERRLVAS; this is translated from the coding sequence ATGAGCACGGACAACGACAGCGACACGGGTACGGACGCGGGGGCCGACCCCCGGCAGGAGTGGCAGCACTGGCACGAGCAGCGGGAGGCCGCGGTCTCCTCCTCGTACGGTCCGCTCTCCCTCACGGGCACCCACTGGCTCTCGGACTTCCCGGAGGGGCGAATTCCGGCCGTTCCGGGGGAGTGGCGGGAGGACGGCGACGAGGTGCTCCTCAGCGCCCGCGCCGAGGACGGGATCACCGTCGACGGCAAGCCGTTCACCGGCACGGTCCGGCTCACTGCCGACCACGGCCCGATCCACGAGTCCCGCGTCGAGTCGGCGGGCCGGCGGCTCGTCGTCCTGCGGCGCGAAGGGCTGTGGGCCGTACGGGACTTCGACCCCGGCTCCGAGGCCCGGACCGCCTTCCGGGGGATCGAGGCCACTCCGTACGACGAGCGCTGGGTGGTGCCCGGCGTCTTCCGTCCGTACGAGCGGACGCGCAGCGTACGGGTGGAGAACGCCGACGGCCGCGAGCGTGGTCTCGGGCTCTCCGGGGAGCTGGTCTTCGAGCTGCACGGCGGCGAGCACACCCTCCAGGTGGCCGTCGAGGACGACGGGTCCCTGTGGGCGGTCTTCGCGGACGCCACCAGCGGCCGGGACAGCTACCGCTTCCGCTTCCTGCGCCCGGCGGCCCCGGCGGCGGACGGCTCGGTGACGGTCGACCTGAATCGCGCGCTGCTGCCGCCGTGCGCCTTCGCCGACCACTTCATCTGCCCGTTCCCGCCGCCGGGAAACACGCTCGACACCGCCGTCGCGGCGGGGGAGCGGCGGCTGGTCGCCTCCTGA
- a CDS encoding NtaA/DmoA family FMN-dependent monooxygenase (This protein belongs to a clade of FMN-dependent monooxygenases, within a broader family of flavin-dependent oxidoreductases, the luciferase-like monooxygenase (LMM) family, some of whose members use coenzyme F420 rather than FMN.): protein MHLAAHFPGVNATTVWADPRSGSQIDFSSFEHLARTAERGLFDFFFLAEGLRLREHNGRIHDLDVVGRPESITVLNALAAVTERLGLAGTVNATFNEPYELARRLASLDHLSAGRAAWNVVTSSDAFTGENFRRGGFLDRADRYTRAAEFLATARELWDSWTPEGRQRPFFHSGPQFGIEGEFTVPRSPQGHPVVIQAGDSDEGREFAASAADVVFARWGSGGHSTGMHSSRHSTLDAGREFHADVKGRLARYGREPGDLKIMPGVTYVLGDTDAEAQERAGEIRRQQVSPQNAILALEQIWGRDLSGYDPDGPLPDIDPDPDSTLVQGRVRVADPVGVARKWRALSEAKGLSIRQTVVETTSRQAFVGSPGTVAAALEEAVATDAADGFILVPHLTPGGLDDFVDRVVPLLQERGVFRTEYSGTTLRSHLGLPEPVWKGGAP, encoded by the coding sequence ATCCATCTCGCCGCGCACTTCCCCGGCGTCAACGCCACCACCGTCTGGGCCGATCCGCGCTCCGGTTCGCAGATCGACTTCTCCTCCTTCGAGCATCTCGCCAGGACCGCGGAGCGCGGCCTCTTCGACTTCTTCTTCCTGGCCGAGGGGCTGCGGCTCCGTGAGCACAACGGCCGCATCCACGACCTCGACGTCGTCGGCCGGCCCGAGTCGATCACCGTCCTGAACGCGCTCGCCGCCGTCACCGAGCGGCTCGGCCTGGCCGGTACGGTCAACGCCACCTTCAACGAGCCGTACGAACTGGCGCGGCGGCTCGCCTCGCTCGACCACCTCAGCGCGGGCCGGGCCGCCTGGAACGTCGTCACCTCCTCGGACGCCTTCACCGGCGAGAACTTCCGGCGCGGCGGCTTCCTGGACCGGGCCGACCGGTACACCCGGGCCGCCGAGTTCCTCGCCACGGCCCGGGAGCTGTGGGACTCCTGGACACCGGAGGGCAGGCAGCGGCCCTTCTTTCACAGCGGGCCGCAGTTCGGGATCGAGGGCGAGTTCACCGTCCCGCGCTCCCCGCAGGGACATCCGGTCGTCATCCAGGCCGGCGACTCCGACGAGGGCCGGGAGTTCGCGGCCTCGGCCGCCGACGTGGTCTTTGCCCGCTGGGGGTCCGGGGGTCACTCCACGGGAATGCACAGCTCCCGGCACTCCACCCTGGACGCCGGCCGGGAGTTCCACGCCGACGTCAAGGGGCGGCTCGCCCGGTACGGGAGGGAGCCCGGCGACCTGAAGATCATGCCCGGGGTGACGTACGTCCTCGGCGACACCGACGCCGAGGCGCAGGAGCGGGCCGGCGAGATCCGCCGTCAGCAGGTCTCCCCGCAGAACGCGATCCTCGCCCTGGAGCAGATCTGGGGCCGCGACCTGTCCGGCTACGACCCGGACGGACCGCTGCCCGACATCGACCCCGACCCCGACTCGACCCTGGTCCAGGGGCGGGTGCGGGTCGCCGACCCGGTCGGGGTGGCCAGGAAGTGGCGGGCGCTCTCCGAGGCCAAGGGCCTGTCGATCCGTCAGACGGTCGTCGAGACCACGAGCCGGCAGGCCTTCGTCGGCAGCCCGGGGACGGTGGCGGCGGCCCTGGAGGAGGCCGTCGCCACGGACGCCGCCGACGGCTTCATCCTCGTCCCGCACCTCACCCCCGGCGGCCTCGACGACTTCGTCGACCGGGTCGTCCCGCTGCTCCAGGAGCGGGGCGTGTTCCGTACGGAGTACTCCGGCACGACGCTCCGGTCGCACCTCGGGCTTCCCGAGCCCGTATGGAAGGGTGGAGCACCATGA